Sequence from the Litorilinea aerophila genome:
CGTCGCTGAAGTCCAGGGCCCGCACCTCCTGGTCGCTGCAGCGGCTCAGCGTCTCCAAACGCTTCTCCGCCCAGTCCTGGACGTGGTTCAAGCGGTGGTCACCTTCCGAAAGGATATGGCCCAGCCATATGGTGGCCGTCCACCCCAGGCTGAGCCCCTGCCAGTTGCCGTGGGTGGGGAAGAATTCGTCCAGCAGGAATGGCACCCCCATCCGTTCCATCTGGACCAGCAGCAAGGGAATATCATCTACTCGTTCATTCGTTACTATCAGTCTCTCGCTCATGGCGAGAGTTTACTACAATCTGCTAAACCCATCTAGATTTGAGCGAACCATGAGTTAAAGGCTGTGAAGATTGAAGATTGAAGATTTAGGGAGAATGTGAGCTTGCGCCCGGATCAAAACGATACGCTTCTGCGGGTGGACAATCTGCAGCTTCACTTCCGGACCAGCCGTGGCGTGGTCCAGGCGGTGGATGGGGTGAGCTTTGAGTTGCGGCGTAACGAGGCCATGGTCATCCTGGGGGAATCGGGGTGCGGCAAGACATCCCTGGCCCGGGCCCTGTTGCGGCTGTTGCCCCGCAACGTGGAACGCTTCAGCGGCAGCATCACCCTGAACGGCCAGGAGCTGATGGGGCTGAGCGACGAAGAGTTCCGCCAGCAGGTGCGCTGGCTGAAGATCTCCTTCGTCCCCCAGGCGGCCATGAACGCCCTGAACCCGGTGCTGAAGGTGGGGGACCAGGTGGCCGAGCCCCTCATGGAGCACCTGCGCCTGGGCCGCCAGGAAGCCCTGCGCCGGGCCGCCGAGGCCTTCACCAGCGTGGGCGTCCCGGCCGATTTTCTCCACCGCTACGCCTTCGAGCTGAGCGGCGGCATGCGCCAGCGGGTGGCCATTGCCATGGCCCTGGTCACCAATCCGGACCTCATCGTGCTGGACGAGCCGACCTCGGCCCTGGACGTGCTGACCCAGGCCAACATCATGAATGTGCTCAAGCGCATCAAGCAGGAGTACACCACCAGCTACATCCTCATCACCCACGATATCGGCACCTCCAGCGAGCTGGCGGACCGGGTGGCCACCATGTACGCGGGCCAGATCGTGGAGTTGAACGACGCCGCCCATTTCTTCAGCCGGCCCTACCATCCCTACGCCCAGGGGCTCATGGCCAGCGTGCCCCGGCTGCGCCAGAAGCAGGACCCGGTCTTCATCCCCGGCCAGCCCCCCAGCCTGCTCCAGCCACCGGCTGGCTGCCGCTTCGCCGCACGCTGCCCGGCCCGCTTCGAGCCCTGCGACCAGGAGCCGCCCCTCTACGAGCCGGGCGCGCGGCAACAGGTCAAGTGCTGGCTCTATGCGGAAGAGCGCCAGCCCGTCCCCCTGTATGCCACGCCCACATGAACCAACCAGGCCCATCCCGACAGGGGACGCCCGCCGCTGTGTATCCGCCAGGAAACCCGGCTGAACAGCGCCCCTGGGGTAGACGAGTCAACAGATCGAGGAAATGACAGACGCCATGACCACCATGCCAGGGTCCACGCCAACGACCGCCATCCATCCCAATGAAGGGCCGCCGGCCGCGCGACAGCCGCTGCTCTCGGTGCAGGATGTACACACCTGGTTCGAGCTGCGGCGCTGGGGTTTTGGCCACGCGGGCTATGTGCGTGCGGTGGATGGCGTGAGCTTCGAGCTGGACGCGGGGGAGACCATCGCCATCGTGGGTGAGAGCGGCTGCGGCAAATCCAGCCTCATGAAAACCATCCTGGGGCTTCATCGCCCGACGAAGGGGGATATCTTCTTCGATGGCCGCAGCCTCAACAGCCTGGACCGGGCCGGCTGGCGCTGGTACCGATCCCAGGTGGGCTATGTCCAGCAGGACCCCTTTGGCGCGCTGCCGCCCTTCATGTCCGTGCGCCGTATCCTGGAGGAGCCCCTGATCGTCAATGGCATCACCGAACAGGCGGAGCGACGCCGGCGGGTGGCCGAGGTGATGGAGGAGGTACGCCTGTTGCCGGTGGGCGATTTTGTGAACAAATTTCCCCACCAGCTCAGCGGCGGGCAGCAACAGCGGGTGGTCATTGCCCGGGCCATGATCCTGCGGCCCCGGCTCATTGTGGCCGATGAGCCGGTCTCCATGTTGGATGCGTCGGTGCGGGTGGAGATCTTGCGGCTGATGGAGAGCCTGCAGGTGGCCCACAACATTGCGGTCATCTACATCACCCACGACCTCTCCACGGTCCGCTATTTCTCCCAGCGCATTTTCGTGATGTATGCAGGCCAGCTGGTGGAGCACGCGGCGGTGGATGACCTGCTGGCTGCGCCCCAACACCCATACACCCAGGCGTTGCTGGCGGCCATTCCGGACCCTGATCCTCACAACGCCACCGTGCTGCGGGAAGTGCCGCCAGGCGAGCCGCCCAGCCTGGTGCGACCGCCCCGGGGCTGCCGCTTTCACCCCCGCTGTCCCCACGTCATCGCCGGCCTGTGCGAGGTACAGGATCCCCCGTACTTTGAGCCGAGGCCCCAGCACTACACCAAGTGCTGGCTGTACGCATGATCGGAATGAAGATAAGGAGGGGCGCCATGGCACCCTTCAACCCAGTGCACTGGATGGTGACAGGCGGTGTCCTGTTGGTGGTAGGCGTGGTCCTTCCCCTGCTGATGGTGCTCCAGGTGCTGGAACCTACCTTCCTGCTGGCCTTCCTGAGTTTCGCCGCCTCCACCGGCGGCTTCCTGGCGGGGATTGCCGGCCTGGCCGCCCATGGCATGGGCCGCCGCGGCCCGCGCGATCCGTTCTGAGAGCCCCCTCACCTGGATGGCGCCATCGCCGCGGTTCCGCTTACAGGGAAGCGTGACGGACCGTCCTGGCCCAATCGGCCACGGCCCCGGGCGCCACCTTTCTCGCCAGGTGTAACAGGTAGCGTCCCCGATCGGCCAGCCGCTCCATGACCCGCACCTGGAAGGCAACGGCGGCTGGATGCAACAGATCCTCGTCCTGGCCCGCACCGTCCAGCAGGCCGGCCATTACCGGCCGGGCCAGGGAGCCCAAATCGGCCCGGCTTCCCATCTGATGCTCCACGGGTCGGGGCAAAGGCACCTGGAACAGGCTATGGGCCAGGAAGATCCCCAAACAGAGGCGGCGTTGGGTGCCCAATGCCCTGGCCCGGGCCATCAATTTGGACCAATCCAGATCCGGGCGGGCTTCAAGCAGGTGCGCCAGGTCACAGATCCAGGAAAGCCGCTGCCAGCGGTGTTTGGCCCCGTGGACGCAAAGGAACCAGAGCAGGTTTTCCAGGGAAAAGGTGAGAAGCACCTCATTCCCCAAGGACACAGCGTCCAGGTCTTCCCACAGGAACTGGGGGCTGGCCGGGAAGACATAGCGGGGCAGGGGCCGCCAATGCAGCTCCACCAGGACCTGGCGAGCCGGCTGCCAGAGCACCAGCTGATAGGCCCACGAGGAGCGGGAGACCAGATGGCAGACCCGCTTCATCTGAAGTGGCCGTTCCCCAGTGGCCACGGCGGCCGGCCGCAGAATCTGGTAGCCGGCCGCAAGGAGCACGTCCAGCGCCTGTAGCACATCCTGATCCCGCACCAGCAGATCCAGGTCCCCAAAGGGGCGCAGGGAAAGGTCGCCGTATAGACTTGTGGCCAGCACAGGCCCCTTGTAGGGGAGCACCTGAATGTTGCGTTGCTGGAACCGGGCCAGCAATTGCAGCAATTCCCGGGTCAGGTGGAGGCTGCTCTGGATGCTGACGTGCATCTGTTCGTCCAGCCAGCGGCGCACCGCCGCCGGCACGGCCTGGGGAGCTGCCGTTTGCAAGCCGCGAGAAAGCAACGGAACCACATGGTGGTGCTGGGCAAGATGGCAGAGAAGGGACCAATCGACGGCATCCTGCAGGCAGGCGCGAATACACGCTGCCTGCTGCTCGACCGGTCCTGGACGAGCACAGGACAGCAGGAGTCGCATCTCACCGTTCTGCTTGAAAGGCACCCCGGATGCCGACATATCCCTCCCTGTCTACCGAAGACAGCAATACGTAACGCCCCAGATCGGGCAGGTCGCCCACCAGCACACCGCTGTCATCCGCCACCCAGGCATGGGCTTCGAAGCGCCCATCCTCCCTCCGAGCCACGCCGATGTGGAACCGGGCGGCGTGTCCATAGAGCGAAAGCAGAAAATGGGCAGCCAGGGCCTGGGGCAGGCAGGTGCTGCCGGGCAAGTAGCGAGCAGCCAGGCGGATGGCTTCGGCGATGCGAGTTGGCGGTGGCGGCGGCTGGGGGAGAAAGCGGCCAAAGCGGCCAGCCAGAGCGGCCAATCCCCCCTGGACGCGATCCAGGGGGAGGCGGCGAAGGGCTACCCGCACACCGGCCAGCGCCAGCAGTGCCAGCACCAGAAGCAGCTGCTCCCTCCGGGGCAGTGTGAAAAAGCGACGAAGCCGGATCCCCGCCACCGCTGCCTCCTTCCTAAATCCCCGCAACCATGTCCAGGGCACCAGGACCGGCCGGCTTCAGGTCGGAGACGCCCTGCATCTGCTGCCGCCAGGAGCGGGCATAGCGGCCGCCCTGGGCCAGCAACTGGTCGTGGCTGCCCGATTCGACCACCTGGCCGGCTTCCATCACGTGGATCATGTCGGCGTACATGGCGGTGGTAAAGCGGTGGGTGATCATCAGAACCGTGCGGCCAGCCGCCAAGCGGCGAAAACGTTGCAGCCAGTCGTGCTCGGCCCAGGGATCCATGGCACTGGTGGGCTCGTCCAGGACGAGGATGGGGGCGAGGCGCCAGTAGGCCCGGGCCAGGGCCAGTCGCTGCCACTCACCGCCGCTGAGCTCGCACCCCTCCTTAAACCAGCGCCCCAGCAACGTTTCATAGCCATGGGGCAACCCGGCGATGAACGAGTCTGCGCCGGCGGCGCGGGCAGCCGCCTGGACGGCCGGGAAGCCATTCACAGCCAGCCGATCGCCCAGGACAATGTTCTCCCGGGCGGTATCCTGATATCGGATCGGCTCCTGAAAAAGAACGGTGATCTGGCGTCGCAGCTCCTGCAGGCGGAAGCAACGCAGATCCACATCGTCCAGCAGGATGCGGCCTGGATCGGGATCGTAGAAGCGGCAGAGCAGGCGGATGAGGGTGCTCTTGCCCGCACCGTTGGCCCCCACGATGGCGACAATCTGGCCGGCCGGTATTTCCAGGTGAAAGTTCTTCAGGGCAGCGCGCGCACTGCCCGGGTAGCGAAACGTCACGCCGTCGAAGCGAATCCCTTGGCGCAGGGGGGTCGGAACGGCGACCGGCTTCTCCGGGTCGGCCACAGCCGGTTTCAGTGCCAGGAAGGAGAACAGGTCACTCAAAAACAGGCTGTTGCTGTAAATGTCGCCCAGGCTCTCAAAGAGGGTTCCCATCAGGCGCTGGCCCTGTTGAAAGGCCTGGGCGAAGAGGGCCAGATCCCCCAGGCTGAAGAGGCCCTGCATCACTTTCCAGAGCATCCAGGCCAGGGCACCGCCCATGATCAGGAGGGAACCCGTTCCGGCCACCGCCTCGGCCTTGCCCTGATCCCAAGCCAGCCGGATCCGCTCGTTTCGCAGTTGCCGGCGGAGGGATTGAAACCGGGACTGGAAGTGGGGTCCCAGATCGAACATGCGCAGCTCGGCCGCCGGCTCTCGATCCGTCAGCAGCCAGTTGTAGTACCAGGTTCGTCGCTCGTTCTCGGTATTCTTCAGGCGCCAACAATGGAAGCGATAACGATGCTCCAACAGGACATAGAGGGCTGGCAGGCTGCTGGCCACCAGCGCCACGGGCAGGCCAACGCCGTAGGGGAGCAACACGGCAGCCATGGCCACCAGGGTCAGGCCATTTTGCAACACGGCCCCCAGGCTTTCCAGCAGGATGAGGGGCCGTTCCAGGGCATGATACTGGGCCCGGTAGAGGCGATCGTAATATTCGGCCCGCTCATAGAAGGAGAGATCCACCGCCATGGACTGGTCATGGATCAGCGCGCTGACGTGATCGGTGACCAGCTCGGCCTGGGCCGTTCGCACGAAGTCCGCCCCATAGGCCAGGAGTCGGGTCAACAGCAACACCCCAACCAGCCCCCCAGCCAGGGGAAGGACCGTTCCGTAGGCCATCCAGCCGGCCTGGTTCTCCAAAGCCAGCACCAGGTTGTCCACCAGAGCCCGGGTCAGATAGACCGTCGCTACCGGCAAGATCCCCTGGAGGATCAACAGCCCGATCCAGGCCAGGGTCCAGGGGCGGGCCGCAGTCCAAACCATGCCCAGGGTGCGGAGCAGATAGGGCCATTGGGCCAGCGCAAGGGCCAGCCTGGCACGCGCCAGGGCCAGATGATCTCTCATGGTGGGCTTGGCCGGTCCTGAAGTCGGCGGGAAGGGGTCGGCACGGGAAACCGATGGATGCTGCCGGTCTCCATATGCTGCTCAATGGCACGTTGAACCACAGGGAGAAGGGTATGTTCCCGGGGATAGGCCAGGAAGAAGAAGGGGATCCGATTGACCAGCCTGGCGTATCGGTGGAATGCAGCGGCCAGCCAGTCCCGGTCCGTCACATCCAATTGAAAGGCGTGGCGAATAACCTCCAGCATGGCCTCGTTGGCCGCCATGGGGCGGATGGTGACCTCCTGGCCGGCCGTGGAATCTCCTGGGGGGAGCAGGACGTAGACACGACTTAGCGGGGTCGCGGGCAGGGGGCCGGCGCGCTCCAGGAGTACCCGTTTTTTCTCAGTGTAGTGGGCCAGGGGCATGGGCGTCGCGCGCCCGTCCATCAGCGCGTCAATGCTCTCCGGCCAGAGGCGCACGCCGGGGTAGCTGAAGTGCACCTGAAACTGCCCCTCTGCCTCTTTCAGAAGCAGGCAGTCATCCGTCAGCACTGGATGGCCGGCCAACCCCAAACGGGTCACCAGGGTAGACTTCCCCATGCCTGTCCTGCCCACGAAGGCAACAGCCCGGCCGGAGATGGCACAGGCGGCCCCATGAAGCACCAGC
This genomic interval carries:
- a CDS encoding ABC transporter ATP-binding protein produces the protein MSLRPDQNDTLLRVDNLQLHFRTSRGVVQAVDGVSFELRRNEAMVILGESGCGKTSLARALLRLLPRNVERFSGSITLNGQELMGLSDEEFRQQVRWLKISFVPQAAMNALNPVLKVGDQVAEPLMEHLRLGRQEALRRAAEAFTSVGVPADFLHRYAFELSGGMRQRVAIAMALVTNPDLIVLDEPTSALDVLTQANIMNVLKRIKQEYTTSYILITHDIGTSSELADRVATMYAGQIVELNDAAHFFSRPYHPYAQGLMASVPRLRQKQDPVFIPGQPPSLLQPPAGCRFAARCPARFEPCDQEPPLYEPGARQQVKCWLYAEERQPVPLYATPT
- a CDS encoding ABC transporter ATP-binding protein, translated to MPGSTPTTAIHPNEGPPAARQPLLSVQDVHTWFELRRWGFGHAGYVRAVDGVSFELDAGETIAIVGESGCGKSSLMKTILGLHRPTKGDIFFDGRSLNSLDRAGWRWYRSQVGYVQQDPFGALPPFMSVRRILEEPLIVNGITEQAERRRRVAEVMEEVRLLPVGDFVNKFPHQLSGGQQQRVVIARAMILRPRLIVADEPVSMLDASVRVEILRLMESLQVAHNIAVIYITHDLSTVRYFSQRIFVMYAGQLVEHAAVDDLLAAPQHPYTQALLAAIPDPDPHNATVLREVPPGEPPSLVRPPRGCRFHPRCPHVIAGLCEVQDPPYFEPRPQHYTKCWLYA
- a CDS encoding nucleotidyltransferase domain-containing protein; this translates as MSASGVPFKQNGEMRLLLSCARPGPVEQQAACIRACLQDAVDWSLLCHLAQHHHVVPLLSRGLQTAAPQAVPAAVRRWLDEQMHVSIQSSLHLTRELLQLLARFQQRNIQVLPYKGPVLATSLYGDLSLRPFGDLDLLVRDQDVLQALDVLLAAGYQILRPAAVATGERPLQMKRVCHLVSRSSWAYQLVLWQPARQVLVELHWRPLPRYVFPASPQFLWEDLDAVSLGNEVLLTFSLENLLWFLCVHGAKHRWQRLSWICDLAHLLEARPDLDWSKLMARARALGTQRRLCLGIFLAHSLFQVPLPRPVEHQMGSRADLGSLARPVMAGLLDGAGQDEDLLHPAAVAFQVRVMERLADRGRYLLHLARKVAPGAVADWARTVRHASL
- a CDS encoding lasso peptide biosynthesis B2 protein produces the protein MLALLALAGVRVALRRLPLDRVQGGLAALAGRFGRFLPQPPPPPTRIAEAIRLAARYLPGSTCLPQALAAHFLLSLYGHAARFHIGVARREDGRFEAHAWVADDSGVLVGDLPDLGRYVLLSSVDREGYVGIRGAFQAER
- a CDS encoding ABC transporter ATP-binding protein, producing the protein MRDHLALARARLALALAQWPYLLRTLGMVWTAARPWTLAWIGLLILQGILPVATVYLTRALVDNLVLALENQAGWMAYGTVLPLAGGLVGVLLLTRLLAYGADFVRTAQAELVTDHVSALIHDQSMAVDLSFYERAEYYDRLYRAQYHALERPLILLESLGAVLQNGLTLVAMAAVLLPYGVGLPVALVASSLPALYVLLEHRYRFHCWRLKNTENERRTWYYNWLLTDREPAAELRMFDLGPHFQSRFQSLRRQLRNERIRLAWDQGKAEAVAGTGSLLIMGGALAWMLWKVMQGLFSLGDLALFAQAFQQGQRLMGTLFESLGDIYSNSLFLSDLFSFLALKPAVADPEKPVAVPTPLRQGIRFDGVTFRYPGSARAALKNFHLEIPAGQIVAIVGANGAGKSTLIRLLCRFYDPDPGRILLDDVDLRCFRLQELRRQITVLFQEPIRYQDTARENIVLGDRLAVNGFPAVQAAARAAGADSFIAGLPHGYETLLGRWFKEGCELSGGEWQRLALARAYWRLAPILVLDEPTSAMDPWAEHDWLQRFRRLAAGRTVLMITHRFTTAMYADMIHVMEAGQVVESGSHDQLLAQGGRYARSWRQQMQGVSDLKPAGPGALDMVAGI
- a CDS encoding phosphoenolpyruvate carboxykinase (ATP) yields the protein MFAYQICGYTFYCTFPLRELIPGDDTSPLFRVELGNNPPDLASPAQRLNEWYDPDGSVWLAFGRLADGYLLHFSDLARFTLSADARVIRCYPDSDCPPETLRHLLLNQVIPLVLAHQGQLVLHGAACAISGRAVAFVGRTGMGKSTLVTRLGLAGHPVLTDDCLLLKEAEGQFQVHFSYPGVRLWPESIDALMDGRATPMPLAHYTEKKRVLLERAGPLPATPLSRVYVLLPPGDSTAGQEVTIRPMAANEAMLEVIRHAFQLDVTDRDWLAAAFHRYARLVNRIPFFFLAYPREHTLLPVVQRAIEQHMETGSIHRFPVPTPSRRLQDRPSPP